A region of Piscinibacter gummiphilus DNA encodes the following proteins:
- a CDS encoding gamma-butyrobetaine hydroxylase-like domain-containing protein yields the protein MAGLTKDTPAPTSIVVHQQSRVLEIGFADGKQFRIPFELMRVYSPSAEVQGHGPGQEVLQTGKRGVGLDDLSQVGHYAIQPRFSDGHDSGIFTWEYLYFLGEKQDELWRDYEARLAAAGATRDTEMPPPAAPGCGHSH from the coding sequence ATGGCCGGCCTCACGAAGGACACGCCCGCGCCGACGTCGATCGTCGTGCACCAGCAGTCGCGCGTGCTCGAGATCGGTTTTGCCGACGGCAAGCAGTTCCGCATCCCCTTCGAGCTGATGCGCGTGTACTCGCCGTCCGCCGAGGTGCAGGGCCACGGGCCCGGCCAGGAGGTGCTGCAGACCGGCAAGCGCGGCGTCGGCCTCGACGACCTGTCCCAGGTGGGGCACTACGCCATCCAGCCCCGGTTCTCCGACGGTCACGACTCGGGCATCTTCACGTGGGAGTACCTGTACTTCCTCGGCGAGAAGCAGGACGAGTTGTGGCGAGACTACGAGGCGCGCCTCGCCGCCGCCGGCGCCACCCGCGACACCGAGATGCCCCCGCCCGCCGCCCCCGGCTGCGGACATTCGCACTGA
- a CDS encoding HIT family protein, with product MPVACELCEQPGGVPVASGPTWRVIRVADADFPAFYRVVWTAHVAEFTDLSPADRATCLDVVARVESVLRGRLSPTKINLASLGNMVPHLHWHVIARFDWDSHFPNPVWGARQREVAPAAAARLKLPLEVLDDAVRAAVAAS from the coding sequence ATGCCGGTCGCCTGCGAGCTCTGCGAGCAGCCGGGCGGCGTGCCCGTCGCGTCCGGCCCGACGTGGCGCGTGATCCGCGTGGCCGACGCCGACTTCCCGGCGTTCTACCGCGTGGTGTGGACCGCCCATGTGGCCGAGTTCACCGACCTGTCCCCGGCCGATCGCGCCACCTGCCTGGACGTGGTCGCGCGGGTCGAGTCGGTGCTGCGCGGGCGGCTGTCGCCCACGAAGATCAACCTCGCGTCGCTGGGCAACATGGTGCCGCACCTGCACTGGCACGTGATCGCCCGGTTCGACTGGGACAGCCACTTCCCCAATCCCGTGTGGGGCGCTCGCCAGCGCGAGGTGGCGCCGGCCGCCGCCGCGCGGCTCAAGCTGCCGCTCGAGGTGCTGGACGACGCGGTGCGGGCCGCTGTCGCCGCGAGCTGA
- a CDS encoding DUF3683 domain-containing protein, producing the protein MNAPLPLNHIAAAVDAAHHAPRLREIPYNYTSFSDREIVIRILGPRAWELLDRLREERQTGRSARMLYEVIGDIWVVQRNPYLQDDLLDNPKRRRLLIEALHHRLNEVQHRRDPASDAARDASVGELLDAAGRAVTAFAEQFEQVAELRRRATKVLGRHTAKDNIKFDGLSRVAHVTDATDWRVEYPFVVLTPDTEAEMASLVKHCIELGLTIIPRGGGTGYTGGAVPLTWNSAVINTEKLEAMTEVEHVRLPGLDRDVATIWTEAGVVTQRVADAAERAGFVFAVDPTSAEASCVGGNVAMNAGGKKAVLWGTALDNLASWRMVTPEAKWLEVTRLDHNLGKIHDVETATFELKYFDASGKTVERTERLVVPGRTFRKEGLGKDVTDKFLAGLPGIQKEGCDGLITSCRWVVHKMPAHTRTVCLEFFGNAKDAVPSIVEIKDFMFAEAKAGGAILAGLEHLDDRYLKAVGYATKSKRGGLPKMVLIGDIAGDDPDAVARATSEVVRLANGRAGEGFVAVSADARKKFWLDRKRTAAISKHTNAFKINEDVVIPLPRMGEYTNGIERINIELSLRNKLALVDALESFFLRGNLPLGKSDDAGEIASAELLEDRVQQALTLLREVRDLWSQWLQQLDVIQPDVGRSYFFDLQDHTLRASWKTQIRGPLQQIFAGSALSPIVDECVRIHKDVLRGRVWVALHMHAGDGNVHTNIPVNSDNYEMLQTAHEAVARIMVLARSLDGVISGEHGIGITKLEFLSDAELRDFSDYKQRIDPEGRFNKGKLLRGAAFDGLKADLTNAYTPSFGLMGHESLIMQQSDIGDIANSMKDCLRCGKCKPVCATHVPRANLLYSPRNKILATSLLVEAFLYEEQTRRGVSIKHWAEFEDVADHCTVCHKCLTPCPVKIDFGDVSMNMRNLLTKMGKKSFRPGNKMAMMMLNATNPETIKLLRMGMVDVGFKAQRLANNLLRGLAKKQTAAPRSSVGTAPIKEQVIHFINKKLPGGLPKKTARALLDIEDKDYVPIIRDPKATTAETEAVFYFPGCGSERLFSQVGLATQAMLWHAGVQTVLPPGYLCCGYPQRGSGQFDKADKIITDNRVLFHRVANTLNYLDIKTVVVSCGTCYDQLQGYQFDKIFPGCRIIDIHEYLLEKGITLGGQGGYLYHDPCHTPMKLQDPMKTVKALVGDNVLKSERCCGESGTLGVTRPDISTQIRFRKEEELKKNEAALRASSEVGAQGDVKILTSCPSCLQGLSRYGNDLNNGLLEADYIVVEMANKILGPDWMPDYVRRANDGGIERVLV; encoded by the coding sequence ATGAACGCACCCCTCCCGCTCAATCACATCGCCGCCGCGGTCGACGCTGCCCACCATGCGCCCCGGTTGCGCGAGATCCCGTACAACTACACCTCGTTCTCCGACCGCGAGATCGTGATCCGCATCCTGGGCCCCCGCGCCTGGGAACTGCTGGACCGACTCCGCGAGGAACGCCAGACGGGCCGATCCGCCCGCATGTTGTACGAGGTGATCGGCGACATCTGGGTCGTCCAGCGCAACCCGTACCTGCAGGACGACCTGCTCGACAACCCGAAGCGCCGCCGCCTGCTCATCGAGGCGCTGCACCACCGGCTGAACGAGGTGCAGCACCGCCGCGACCCGGCGTCCGACGCCGCCCGCGACGCCTCCGTGGGTGAACTGCTGGACGCCGCCGGCCGGGCCGTGACCGCCTTCGCCGAGCAGTTCGAGCAGGTCGCCGAGCTGCGCCGCCGGGCCACGAAGGTGCTCGGCCGCCACACGGCCAAGGACAACATCAAGTTCGACGGCCTCTCGCGCGTGGCCCACGTGACCGACGCGACCGACTGGCGCGTCGAGTACCCGTTCGTCGTGCTGACCCCGGACACCGAGGCCGAGATGGCCTCGCTGGTGAAGCACTGCATCGAGCTGGGCCTCACCATCATCCCGCGCGGGGGCGGCACCGGCTACACCGGCGGCGCCGTGCCGCTCACGTGGAACAGCGCGGTCATCAACACCGAGAAGCTCGAGGCCATGACCGAGGTGGAGCACGTCCGCCTGCCGGGCCTCGACCGCGACGTCGCCACCATCTGGACCGAAGCGGGCGTGGTCACCCAGCGCGTGGCCGACGCCGCCGAGCGGGCCGGTTTCGTCTTCGCGGTGGACCCGACCTCGGCCGAAGCCTCGTGCGTCGGCGGCAACGTGGCCATGAACGCCGGCGGCAAGAAGGCCGTGCTGTGGGGCACCGCGCTCGACAACCTGGCCTCGTGGCGCATGGTCACGCCGGAAGCCAAGTGGCTCGAGGTCACCCGCCTCGACCACAACCTCGGCAAGATCCACGACGTGGAAACGGCCACGTTCGAGCTGAAGTACTTCGACGCCTCCGGCAAGACCGTCGAGCGCACCGAGCGCCTCGTGGTCCCGGGCCGCACCTTCCGCAAGGAAGGCCTCGGCAAGGACGTCACCGACAAGTTCCTGGCCGGCCTGCCCGGCATCCAGAAGGAAGGCTGCGACGGCCTGATCACCAGCTGCCGCTGGGTCGTGCACAAGATGCCCGCCCACACGCGCACCGTGTGCCTGGAGTTCTTCGGCAACGCGAAGGACGCCGTGCCGTCCATCGTCGAGATCAAGGACTTCATGTTCGCCGAGGCCAAGGCCGGCGGCGCCATCCTGGCCGGCCTCGAGCACCTCGACGACCGCTACCTGAAGGCCGTGGGCTACGCCACGAAGAGCAAGCGCGGCGGCCTGCCGAAGATGGTGCTGATCGGCGACATCGCCGGCGACGACCCCGACGCCGTGGCCCGCGCCACCAGCGAGGTGGTGCGCCTGGCCAACGGCCGTGCCGGCGAAGGGTTCGTCGCGGTGAGCGCCGACGCCCGCAAGAAGTTCTGGCTCGACCGCAAGCGCACCGCCGCCATCAGCAAGCACACCAACGCCTTCAAGATCAACGAGGACGTGGTGATCCCGCTGCCGCGGATGGGCGAGTACACCAACGGCATCGAGCGCATCAACATCGAGCTGAGCCTGCGCAACAAGCTGGCGCTGGTGGACGCGCTGGAGAGCTTCTTCCTGCGCGGCAACCTGCCGCTGGGCAAGAGCGACGACGCCGGCGAGATCGCCTCGGCCGAACTGCTGGAAGACCGCGTGCAGCAGGCCCTGACGCTGCTGCGCGAGGTGCGCGACCTGTGGTCGCAGTGGCTTCAGCAGCTGGACGTGATCCAGCCCGACGTCGGCCGCAGCTACTTCTTCGACCTGCAGGACCACACGCTGCGCGCATCGTGGAAGACGCAGATCCGCGGCCCGCTGCAGCAGATCTTCGCGGGTTCGGCGCTGTCGCCCATCGTCGACGAGTGCGTGCGCATCCACAAGGACGTGCTGCGCGGCCGCGTGTGGGTGGCGCTGCACATGCACGCCGGCGACGGCAACGTGCACACGAACATCCCGGTCAACAGCGACAACTACGAGATGCTGCAGACGGCCCACGAGGCCGTGGCGCGCATCATGGTGCTGGCCCGCTCGCTCGACGGCGTGATCTCGGGCGAACACGGCATCGGCATCACGAAGCTCGAGTTCCTGAGCGACGCCGAGCTGCGCGACTTCAGCGACTACAAGCAGCGCATCGACCCCGAAGGCCGCTTCAACAAGGGCAAGCTGCTGCGCGGCGCCGCGTTCGACGGCCTCAAGGCCGACCTGACCAACGCCTACACGCCCAGCTTCGGCCTGATGGGGCACGAGTCGCTCATCATGCAGCAGAGCGACATCGGCGACATCGCCAACTCGATGAAGGACTGCCTGCGCTGCGGCAAGTGCAAGCCCGTGTGCGCCACGCACGTGCCGCGCGCGAACCTGCTCTACAGCCCGCGCAACAAGATCCTCGCCACGTCGCTGCTCGTCGAGGCGTTCCTCTACGAGGAGCAGACCCGCCGCGGCGTCAGCATCAAGCACTGGGCCGAGTTCGAGGACGTGGCCGACCACTGCACCGTGTGCCACAAGTGCCTCACGCCGTGCCCGGTCAAGATCGACTTCGGCGACGTGTCGATGAACATGCGCAACCTGTTGACCAAGATGGGGAAGAAGAGCTTCCGTCCGGGCAACAAGATGGCCATGATGATGCTCAACGCCACGAATCCCGAGACCATCAAGCTGCTGCGCATGGGCATGGTGGACGTGGGCTTCAAGGCGCAGCGTCTCGCGAACAACCTGCTGCGCGGCCTCGCGAAGAAGCAGACCGCCGCCCCGCGCTCCTCGGTGGGCACCGCGCCCATCAAGGAGCAGGTGATCCACTTCATCAACAAGAAGCTGCCGGGCGGGCTGCCGAAGAAGACGGCGCGTGCGCTGCTCGACATCGAGGACAAGGACTACGTCCCGATCATCCGCGACCCGAAGGCCACCACGGCCGAGACCGAGGCGGTGTTCTACTTCCCCGGCTGCGGCTCGGAACGCCTGTTCTCGCAGGTGGGCCTCGCCACGCAGGCGATGCTGTGGCACGCGGGCGTGCAGACGGTGCTGCCGCCGGGCTACCTGTGCTGCGGCTACCCGCAGCGCGGCAGCGGCCAGTTCGACAAGGCCGACAAGATCATCACGGACAACCGCGTGCTGTTCCACCGCGTGGCCAACACGCTGAACTACCTCGACATCAAGACGGTGGTGGTCAGCTGCGGCACGTGCTACGACCAGCTGCAGGGCTACCAGTTCGACAAGATCTTCCCGGGCTGCCGCATCATCGACATCCACGAGTACCTGCTCGAGAAGGGCATCACGCTCGGCGGGCAGGGCGGGTACCTGTACCACGACCCGTGCCACACGCCGATGAAGCTCCAGGACCCGATGAAGACGGTCAAGGCGCTCGTGGGCGACAACGTGCTCAAGAGCGAACGATGCTGCGGCGAAAGCGGCACGCTCGGCGTGACGCGCCCCGACATCTCGACGCAGATCCGCTTCCGCAAGGAAGAAGAGCTGAAGAAGAACGAGGCCGCGCTGCGTGCCAGCAGCGAGGTGGGCGCCCAGGGCGACGTGAAGATCCTCACGAGCTGCCCGTCCTGCCTGCAGGGCCTGAGCCGCTACGGCAACGACCTGAACAACGGCCTGCTCGAGGCCGACTACATCGTCGTCGAGATGGCCAACAAGATCCTCGGCCCCGACTGGATGCCCGACTATGTGCGCCGTGCGAACGACGGCGGCATCGAACGGGTGCTGGTCTGA
- the ugpB gene encoding sn-glycerol-3-phosphate ABC transporter substrate-binding protein UgpB translates to MQHKNTAAALAAGLLALAAHPAAHAQIEIQWWHSMTAVNGEWVNDLARDFNASQKDYKVVPTFKGSYEESMPGAVAAFRAGTAPHILQVYEVGTATMMASKGVAIPVGQVMKEAGLPFDQSVYIPAVASYYTAPNGQMISLPFNSSTTVFYYNKDAFKAAGLDPNKGPTTWPEVVSAAAKLKASGHKCPFTTAWQGWTQLESFSAWHNVEYASKRNGLAGMDARLMIDSPLHLRHIENLANMSKQGLFVYKGRGNVPEASFVSGECAMVTTSSGFLGNVRKNAKFGYGVSALPYYPDVPGAPQNTVIGGASLWVISGKKPAEYKGVATFFKYISSPEVQAKSHQRTGYLPVTTAAYELTEKSGFYKENPGSDVAVTQMVRKVTDKSRGIRLGNYPQIRTIEDEELEQVWGGKKTAKEALVAIVKRGNELLEKFERANKGR, encoded by the coding sequence ATGCAACACAAGAACACCGCCGCCGCTCTCGCCGCCGGCCTGCTCGCGCTCGCCGCCCACCCCGCCGCCCACGCCCAGATCGAGATCCAGTGGTGGCACTCGATGACCGCCGTGAACGGCGAATGGGTCAACGACCTGGCCCGCGACTTCAACGCGAGCCAGAAGGACTACAAGGTCGTGCCCACGTTCAAGGGCAGCTACGAGGAATCGATGCCGGGCGCGGTGGCCGCGTTCCGCGCCGGCACCGCGCCGCACATCCTGCAGGTCTACGAGGTGGGCACCGCCACGATGATGGCCAGCAAGGGCGTCGCGATCCCCGTGGGCCAGGTCATGAAGGAGGCCGGGCTGCCGTTCGATCAGTCGGTGTACATCCCCGCCGTGGCGAGCTACTACACCGCCCCGAACGGCCAGATGATCAGCCTGCCGTTCAACAGCTCCACCACGGTCTTCTACTACAACAAGGACGCCTTCAAGGCCGCCGGCCTCGACCCGAACAAGGGCCCGACGACCTGGCCCGAGGTGGTCAGCGCCGCCGCGAAGCTGAAGGCTTCCGGCCACAAGTGCCCGTTCACCACGGCCTGGCAGGGCTGGACCCAGCTCGAGAGCTTCTCGGCCTGGCACAACGTCGAGTACGCCAGCAAGCGCAACGGCCTGGCCGGCATGGACGCCCGCCTGATGATCGACTCGCCGCTGCACCTGCGCCACATCGAGAACCTCGCCAACATGTCCAAGCAGGGCCTGTTCGTCTACAAGGGCCGCGGCAACGTGCCCGAGGCCTCGTTCGTGTCCGGCGAATGCGCGATGGTGACCACGTCGTCGGGCTTCCTCGGCAACGTGCGCAAGAACGCCAAGTTCGGCTATGGCGTCTCGGCGCTGCCGTACTACCCGGACGTGCCGGGTGCCCCGCAGAACACCGTGATCGGCGGCGCGAGCCTGTGGGTCATCTCCGGCAAGAAGCCGGCCGAGTACAAGGGCGTGGCCACGTTCTTCAAGTACATCTCGTCGCCCGAGGTGCAGGCCAAGAGCCACCAGCGCACGGGCTACCTGCCCGTCACCACCGCGGCGTACGAGCTCACCGAGAAGTCGGGCTTCTACAAGGAGAACCCGGGCTCCGACGTGGCCGTGACGCAGATGGTGCGCAAGGTGACCGACAAGAGCCGCGGCATCCGCCTGGGCAACTACCCGCAGATCCGCACCATCGAGGACGAGGAACTCGAACAGGTGTGGGGCGGCAAGAAGACCGCCAAGGAAGCCCTGGTGGCCATCGTCAAGCGCGGCAACGAACTGCTCGAGAAGTTCGAGCGCGCGAACAAGGGCCGCTGA
- the ugpA gene encoding sn-glycerol-3-phosphate ABC transporter permease UgpA yields MEKRVVFRSAWLPWALLAPQIVIITVFFFWPAAQALLQSLQQADAFGTSVEWVGLDNFRALFDDPSYLASFKTTAIFSVLVAGLGIALSLMLAVFADRIVKGTTLYRTLLIWPYAVAPAVAGVLWLFLFAPSIGIVSYGLQAIGFAWNHLLDSDHAMALIVVAAVWKQISYNFLFFVAGLQSIPKSLIEAAAIDGARPWRRFWTIQFPLLSPTTFFLLVINVVYAFFETFAIVDASTQGGPGRDTAILVYKVYYDGFKAMDLGGSAAQSVVLMFIVVALTVIQFRFVEKKVNY; encoded by the coding sequence ATGGAAAAGCGCGTCGTCTTCCGTTCGGCCTGGCTCCCGTGGGCGCTTCTGGCGCCCCAGATCGTGATCATCACGGTCTTCTTCTTCTGGCCGGCGGCCCAGGCCCTGCTGCAGTCCCTGCAGCAGGCCGACGCGTTCGGCACCTCCGTCGAATGGGTGGGCCTCGACAATTTCCGTGCGCTCTTCGATGACCCGAGCTACCTCGCGTCGTTCAAGACCACGGCGATCTTCTCGGTGCTGGTGGCGGGGCTCGGCATCGCGCTGTCGCTGATGCTCGCGGTCTTCGCCGACCGCATCGTCAAGGGCACCACCCTGTACCGCACGCTGCTGATCTGGCCGTACGCAGTCGCCCCGGCCGTGGCCGGGGTGCTGTGGCTCTTCCTGTTCGCGCCCAGCATCGGCATCGTGTCGTACGGCCTCCAGGCGATCGGCTTCGCCTGGAACCACCTGCTCGACAGCGACCACGCGATGGCCCTCATCGTCGTGGCCGCCGTGTGGAAGCAGATCTCCTACAACTTCTTGTTCTTCGTGGCCGGCCTGCAGAGCATCCCGAAGTCGCTGATCGAGGCCGCGGCCATCGACGGCGCCCGCCCGTGGCGGCGCTTCTGGACGATCCAGTTCCCCCTGCTCTCGCCCACCACGTTCTTCCTGCTCGTGATCAACGTCGTCTACGCCTTCTTCGAGACCTTCGCCATCGTGGACGCGTCCACGCAGGGCGGCCCGGGGCGCGACACGGCCATCCTCGTCTACAAGGTCTACTACGACGGGTTCAAGGCGATGGACCTGGGCGGCTCGGCCGCGCAGTCGGTGGTGCTGATGTTCATCGTCGTGGCGCTCACCGTCATTCAATTCCGGTTCGTCGAGAAGAAGGTCAACTACTGA
- the ugpE gene encoding sn-glycerol-3-phosphate ABC transporter permease UgpE: MVERRPTLGILAHVVLILGVIIVAFPLYVTFVASTQTAQDIVNAPMSLWPGSHLVENYTAAIQGRSSGAGSTAPVGRMMFVSLVSALVIAIGKIAISLLSAFAIVYFRFRFRMVAFWAIFMTLMLPVEVRISPTYKVVADLGMLNTFAGLTVPLIASATATFLFRQFFLTVPDELLEAARIDGAGPMRFFKDMLLPLSRTSMAALFVIQFIYGWNQYLWPLLVTTDESMYPVVIGIKRMIAGGEAANEWNLVMATAVLAMIPPALVVMLMQKWFVKGLVDTEK; encoded by the coding sequence ATGGTCGAGCGCCGCCCAACCCTCGGGATCCTCGCCCACGTCGTGCTGATCCTCGGCGTGATCATCGTCGCCTTCCCGCTGTACGTGACCTTCGTCGCGTCCACGCAGACGGCGCAGGACATCGTCAACGCCCCCATGTCGCTGTGGCCCGGCAGCCACCTGGTCGAGAACTACACCGCCGCGATCCAGGGCCGCAGCAGCGGCGCCGGGTCCACCGCGCCGGTGGGCCGCATGATGTTCGTGAGCCTGGTGTCGGCCCTCGTCATCGCCATCGGCAAGATCGCGATCTCGCTGCTGTCGGCCTTCGCCATCGTCTACTTCCGGTTCCGCTTCCGCATGGTGGCCTTCTGGGCCATCTTCATGACGCTGATGCTGCCGGTGGAGGTGCGCATCTCGCCCACCTACAAGGTGGTGGCCGACCTCGGCATGCTCAACACGTTCGCGGGCCTGACCGTGCCGCTGATCGCCTCCGCCACGGCCACCTTCCTGTTCCGCCAGTTCTTCCTGACCGTGCCCGACGAACTGCTGGAGGCCGCGCGCATCGACGGCGCCGGCCCCATGCGCTTCTTCAAGGACATGCTGCTGCCGCTGTCGCGCACCAGCATGGCCGCGCTCTTCGTGATCCAGTTCATCTACGGCTGGAACCAGTACCTGTGGCCGCTGCTCGTGACCACCGACGAATCGATGTACCCCGTGGTGATCGGCATCAAGCGGATGATCGCCGGCGGCGAGGCGGCCAACGAATGGAACCTCGTGATGGCGACCGCGGTGCTCGCGATGATCCCGCCCGCGCTCGTCGTCATGCTGATGCAGAAGTGGTTCGTCAAGGGCCTCGTGGACACCGAAAAGTAA
- a CDS encoding sn-glycerol-3-phosphate import ATP-binding protein UgpC yields MGSISIRNVTKQYGLPGKGTPVLHGIDAEIADGEFIVIVGPSGCGKSTLLRMVAGLEEISGGQIAISGRVVNDIEPSERDIAMVFQNYALYPHMSVFDNMAYGLKIAGVPKAEIQQRVDKAAGILQLGALLQRRPRELSGGQRQRVAMGRAIVRQPQVFLFDEPLSNLDAKLRAQTRIEIRKLHAELGVTSLFVTHDQVEAMTLAQRMIVMNAGRVEQIGSPEAVYARPATTFVAGFIGSPPMNLLRGRAEGATFHLGGQVLPLTHRAPRDGDIILGLRPEHAAIGESVGWPLQVELLEMLGAERLVHGKLGGAEFTLRLDGTLTPPAEGHTVPLQWSRDHLHWFDATTGARIES; encoded by the coding sequence ATGGGTTCCATTTCCATCCGCAACGTCACCAAGCAGTACGGCCTGCCGGGCAAGGGCACGCCCGTGCTCCACGGCATCGACGCCGAGATCGCCGACGGCGAGTTCATCGTCATCGTGGGGCCGTCCGGCTGCGGCAAGAGCACGCTGCTGCGCATGGTGGCCGGCCTCGAGGAGATCTCGGGCGGCCAGATCGCCATCAGCGGGCGGGTCGTCAACGACATCGAGCCGTCCGAACGCGACATCGCGATGGTGTTCCAGAACTACGCGCTCTACCCGCACATGAGCGTGTTCGACAACATGGCCTACGGGCTCAAGATCGCGGGTGTGCCGAAGGCCGAGATCCAGCAGCGGGTCGACAAGGCCGCAGGCATCCTGCAGCTGGGCGCGCTGCTGCAGCGCCGTCCGCGCGAACTCTCCGGCGGCCAGCGCCAGCGGGTCGCGATGGGCCGCGCCATCGTGCGCCAGCCGCAGGTGTTCCTGTTCGACGAACCGCTGTCGAACCTCGACGCCAAGCTGCGTGCGCAGACCCGCATCGAGATCCGCAAGCTGCACGCCGAGCTCGGTGTCACCTCGCTGTTCGTCACGCACGACCAGGTCGAGGCCATGACACTCGCGCAGCGCATGATCGTGATGAACGCCGGGCGCGTGGAACAGATCGGCTCGCCCGAGGCCGTGTACGCACGGCCGGCCACCACGTTCGTCGCCGGTTTCATCGGCTCGCCGCCCATGAACCTGCTGCGCGGCCGCGCCGAGGGCGCCACCTTCCACCTCGGCGGCCAGGTGCTGCCGCTCACGCACCGTGCCCCGCGCGACGGCGACATCATCCTCGGGCTGCGGCCCGAACACGCGGCCATCGGCGAATCCGTCGGCTGGCCGCTGCAGGTGGAGCTGCTCGAGATGCTGGGCGCTGAACGACTGGTACACGGCAAGCTGGGCGGCGCGGAATTCACGCTTCGCCTGGACGGCACGCTGACGCCGCCCGCGGAAGGTCACACGGTGCCGCTACAGTGGTCGCGTGACCATCTGCACTGGTTCGACGCCACGACCGGTGCCCGCATCGAAAGCTGA
- the ugpQ gene encoding glycerophosphodiester phosphodiesterase, with protein sequence MSLPTWPYPLWIAHRGAGHLAPENTLAAFRVGASHGYRAFECDVKLSADGVPFLIHDATLQRTTPGHGPAAELTWAELSRTDAGGWHGRTWAGEPIPSFEAIARYCLRNGFALNIELKPPTPEVEHETGRAVAELAATLWAGETVPPLFSSFKPEALAGARAGAPDLPRALLLDQLRDGWLEEALGLGCVAVVCHYPLLDAAVIGRIHEAGLRALSFTINDPAEVRRLVAAGVDGLITDAVEKFSPGVGVFD encoded by the coding sequence ATGTCCCTGCCGACCTGGCCCTACCCGCTCTGGATCGCCCACCGCGGCGCCGGCCACCTCGCACCCGAGAACACGCTCGCGGCCTTCCGCGTGGGCGCGTCCCACGGCTACCGCGCCTTCGAGTGCGACGTGAAGCTGAGCGCCGATGGCGTGCCCTTCCTGATCCATGACGCCACGCTCCAGCGCACCACGCCCGGCCACGGCCCGGCCGCGGAACTCACCTGGGCCGAACTCTCGCGCACCGACGCGGGCGGCTGGCACGGCCGCACCTGGGCGGGCGAGCCCATCCCGTCGTTCGAGGCCATCGCGCGCTACTGCCTGCGCAACGGCTTCGCGCTGAACATCGAGCTGAAGCCGCCCACCCCCGAGGTGGAACACGAGACCGGCCGCGCGGTGGCCGAACTCGCAGCAACCCTGTGGGCCGGCGAGACGGTGCCTCCACTGTTCAGTTCGTTCAAGCCCGAGGCCCTCGCGGGCGCGCGGGCCGGCGCGCCCGACCTGCCGCGCGCGCTGCTGCTCGACCAGTTGCGCGACGGCTGGCTGGAGGAAGCGCTGGGCCTGGGCTGCGTGGCCGTGGTGTGCCACTACCCGCTGCTGGACGCCGCCGTGATCGGCCGCATCCACGAGGCGGGGCTGCGCGCGCTGTCGTTCACCATCAACGACCCGGCGGAAGTGCGCCGGCTGGTGGCCGCCGGCGTGGACGGGCTCATCACCGACGCCGTCGAGAAGTTCTCGCCCGGCGTCGGCGTGTTCGACTGA
- a CDS encoding tetratricopeptide repeat protein, whose product MTLNPLLRCVPVLALLGLAACSTVTVVEPAPPAQATPPAETAEALARRGHQLAEANRVDEAMAELSRALALDPRQQLALRDRAILLHAAGRQAEALADIKLAAELKPDDMRTVGALCVIRVAAERSDAGLADCDRALTLPGSKANAWTSKGQAQLLLGRHAEAVAAFNEALLVQANHMRALFGRGLARQAAGDTISGRIDMSLALKYLPGAGREYLGVKVS is encoded by the coding sequence TTGACCTTGAACCCGTTGCTGCGTTGCGTGCCCGTGCTGGCCCTGCTGGGCCTCGCCGCCTGTTCCACCGTCACCGTGGTCGAGCCGGCGCCGCCCGCCCAGGCGACCCCGCCCGCGGAGACCGCTGAAGCGCTGGCCCGCCGCGGCCACCAGCTGGCCGAGGCCAACCGGGTGGACGAGGCGATGGCCGAACTCTCCCGGGCCCTGGCACTGGACCCGCGGCAGCAGCTGGCCCTGCGCGACCGCGCGATCCTGCTGCACGCCGCCGGCCGTCAGGCCGAGGCCCTCGCCGACATCAAGCTCGCGGCGGAACTGAAGCCCGACGACATGCGCACCGTGGGGGCGCTGTGCGTGATCCGTGTCGCCGCCGAACGGAGCGACGCCGGCCTGGCCGACTGCGATCGCGCGCTGACCCTGCCCGGGTCGAAGGCCAATGCCTGGACGTCGAAGGGGCAGGCCCAGCTGCTGCTCGGCCGCCACGCGGAGGCCGTCGCGGCGTTCAACGAGGCGCTGCTGGTCCAGGCCAACCACATGCGGGCGTTGTTCGGGCGCGGCTTGGCCCGGCAGGCGGCCGGCGACACCATCAGCGGCCGGATCGACATGAGCCTCGCGCTGAAGTACCTGCCGGGTGCCGGGCGGGAGTACCTCGGTGTGAAGGTGTCCTGA